The following are from one region of the Oncorhynchus nerka isolate Pitt River linkage group LG8, Oner_Uvic_2.0, whole genome shotgun sequence genome:
- the LOC115133391 gene encoding myeloid-associated differentiation marker homolog, with product MPLIVLPTSQLLWVRVAALLFTCVAFSVVAREASLSHGLADWCVFCWAFSFSMTLLVLLVEHFGLQARAPVSWKNFPITMACYATLLCLSASVIFPVYFLKGQQNHGEARDRRIASTVFSCLATVAYLWEVTLTRAQPGEVVGYMATSPGLLKVCQTFVACIIFMLVSDPVSYDHHAALKWCMAVYCVCFILSAAVVVLCVGECTGFLPFPFARFLSAYGLLAVVMYLTATIIWPVFQFDKSYSHIQTRQQPTLLMVAVLTALNFLLYLADLAYSARLVFVSV from the coding sequence ATGCCATTGATTGTGCTGCCCACCTCCCAGCTGCTGTGGGTGCGTGTGGCTGCACTGTTGTTCACCTGCGTGGCCTTCAGTGTGGTGGCCCGTGAGGCCTCTCTCTCCCATGGGTTAGCagactggtgtgtgttctgttgggcCTTCAGCTTCTCCATGACCCTGCTGGTACTGCTGGTGGAGCACTTTGGCCTCCAGGCCCGAGCCCCTGTCTCCTGGAAAAACTTTCCCATCACCATGGCCTGCTACGCCACCCTGCTCTGCTTATCCGCCTCTGTCATCTTCCCTGTCTACTTCCTCAAGGGCCAGCAGAACCACGGGGAGGCCCGGGACAGACGCATCGCCTCCACCGTCTTCTCCTGCCTGGCCACCGTGGCCTACCTGTGGGAGGTGACCCTGACGCGGGCGCAGCCGGGCGAGGTGGTGGGCTACATGGCCACGTCTCCAGGCCTGCTCAAGGTGTGCCAGACCTTCGTGGCCTGCATCATCTTCATGCTGGTCAGCGACCCGGTGTCGTACGATCATCACGCAGCGCTCAAGTGGTGCATGGCGGTCTACTGTGTCTGTTTCATCCTGTCGGCAGCCGTGGTGGTGCTGTGTGTCGGGGAGTGTACCGGCTTTCTCCCGTTCCCCTTCGCACGCTTCCTGTCAGCCTATGGCCTGCTGGCTGTTGTCATGTACCTGACCGCCACCATCATCTGGCCCGTGTTCCAGTTTGACAAGAGTTACAGCCACATCCAAACCCGGCAGCAGCCAACACTGTTGATGGTTGCAGTTCTCACCGCTCTCAACTTCCTGCTCTACCTGGCAGATCTGGCTTACTCTGCACGCCTGGTTTTTGTCAGtgtgtga